A single window of Anomaloglossus baeobatrachus isolate aAnoBae1 chromosome 5, aAnoBae1.hap1, whole genome shotgun sequence DNA harbors:
- the LOC142312607 gene encoding uncharacterized protein LOC142312607: MALWIVSLRWRVTASVNAVGLFVFSPMQVEAHPVLWDTSENGYTERQLKDEAWNTICRNLHLNWDGLPEKQQEIIECDIKNRWRTVLGKFIRELAREQRSTTAQSKRKPYIYRKEMMFLTTSGEILQANVDADREMAEAEQQKNGPVKGSARGGKGSKRKSKKNSVVILPPRPPRMRKRRVVRSRAFISEQVDAGILTLLQRRAAEDGLDDFGRVVAAQVRRLPLNRRADFMSFALSSVEFFLPPFNPPAVDTLVSSLRDVCTEQPSSSQSDYS, from the exons ATGGCGCTGTGGATCGTGTCACTCCGATGGAGGGTGACTGCATCTG TTAATGCTGTGGGGCTTTTTGTTTTCTCTCCGATGCAGGTAGAAGCCCATCCTGTACTGTGGGATACATCCGAGAACGGGTATACTGAACGCCAGCTAAAGGATGAAGCCTGGAATACCATCTGCCGAAATCTGCACCTGAACTGGGACGGACTGCCCGAGAAGCAGCAAGAGATCATCG AGtgtgacatcaagaacagatggcggACTGTGCTAGGCAAATTTATCCGGGAACTAGCACGGGAACAACGGAGCACGACCGCTCAATCGAAACGCAAGCCGTACATATACAGGAAGGAGATGATGTTCCTGACAACCAGCGGGGAGATCCTTCA AGCTAACGTGGATGCTGATCGAGAAATGGCCGAAGCAGAGCAGCAGAAGAACGGACCCGTCAAAGGCTCCGCACGAGGAGGGAAGGGATCCAAACGTAAATCTAAGAAGAATTCCGTGGTCATCCTGCCTCCGCGACCCCCCAGAATGAGGAAGAGACGCGTGGTCCGCAGCAGGGCCTTTATCTCCGAGCAGGTGGATGCAGGGATTTTGACCCTTTTGCAAAGGAGAGCGGCTGAAGACGGCCTCGACGACTTTGGACGTGTAGTGGCAGCTCAAGTACGCCGCCTGCCACTGAACAGGCGTGCGGACTTCATGTCTTTTGCCCTCAGCTCTGTAGAGTTTTTCCTTCCACCTTTTAACCCGCCTGCGGTGGACACTTTGGTGTCCAGCCTCCGAGACGTGTGCACAGAGCAACCAAGCAGCTCCCAGTCTGATTACTCCTAG